One stretch of Pomacea canaliculata isolate SZHN2017 linkage group LG11, ASM307304v1, whole genome shotgun sequence DNA includes these proteins:
- the LOC112576257 gene encoding uncharacterized protein LOC112576257 isoform X1, which produces MMGGDDRCGCLYAHHSRHAHTQQTIGSNPRIVGSCHGVPCRYELELCKFRDVHPRVEHVPASTFPDSECEEDMMSLQWQRNVALKDSPQQPWHGMFGLPYHAAPESEGGLYTGQQQQWTACTPANHPFSQPSRHYPPQQDICSSMPEVGDSQNPAHLGYCPSDDLNYPYHSQMLARPSSATQFHISNPGPSHPPLVGYQDVSYNRPLTGRGRGGLNLAPGSGRDGYGPQGTWQERTQGGLSAQGTGQAAQYTGRFLAGKGTCSKWSVPDSGQSSSSYRNWKRETSQAPSRQRHLQGSSDQQRDGPGGRPVLQVKAYDSRHMQHVLEKPGITSVVPRNVLEQMPLSQKLFHFIQFICSEQPRINDIQTIENAITGCHLNLKTQYETEDVGTYQGRRVFSGKLSISSVFLARAVGHTKKELKHECYKLALQVLKTKSVQDIMDQKDIGIEVIRDKFEECSGHKEPGKPADDIVSLASVVPISIAFETIASREERWANLLTTVTTTNLQAANSICRIEMALSGSHCGLARVYSSSNMIRLPCNKYVYQGSLSIGGVLQAQACGSKKKEAKLKTYDAALERFLTLELPDILKGVEPQDLEDTKVEEKVRHVSVKEIRTTEQIKKLETFIDRVKDSSVREGPITLLDLTSNQMQLLLTLVYKRDSVRTGDGPIHLCQLYIGDILIAEGEGKHKRMAQVDVYNRAYEVLISTPVETIISENHRLEPGELEDPDVLDVVVKGHIRREESNLTRLREQHQNIEEVLSLEKSEALVIVENQDWTDDRKRHAFCILQNSCMLNIMLLRWCMDVETGFFSCKVSIQGEEMGAARAGTKQQARNLAAADALFKMYETNPVIRVTAFDDSQIWILYERLLEMAKTLPESELPSAEVKEDEDLKSVPPQTPNCVGEAEHAVALDEGNSNAKVDNVEDDMTEVQLGIVVGKLVKEFVDKQDFTQELVFEPKVPCCVRRAVATHAAQSGLHMAQRQKEGRLYLALSFKVPMTKVVEAMKSRGLVSAGRYMLVEDRSDLPTHSDIVTDLELASKTTKQDWLASRQALKQLDRSSKETGVGISLNGSLFEETLDGFVTAQSLLAESMVSAHPLIQSTPNRKMETEFTDLHPSIVPRAESFPTLCATATAKPEQPTSDMYSKFAAAMVASGIAQTFIPLETVDNILINPPTSSSLGNKTPMIKNILVSPPSSDVRCVMISAPAEDLSPQAIPQPDFSLSSTPTPPSFRSSKDIQGKSPIMKKWESQTSEKCKHSIFASCSNGSAIRTYRTRFEAEESVTTQAESSFLLQGVGAQRLHTKRQNNESDSSIKRGCYGDRNRQFKPQTADHELQKWDERWRWCAQNQAGMPEDCVIQMSPASFIDQGKGWGGFPFESTCMYVENEMVGAHCRRRGPLHNPV; this is translated from the exons ATGATGGGAGGAGATGATCGCTGTGGCTGTTTGTATGCACACCATTCTcgccacgcacacacacag CAGACGATTGGCAGCAACCCCCGCATTGTTGGCAGTTGTCACGGTGTACCATGTCGGTACGAGCTGGAGTTGTGCAAATTTCGAGACGTCCATCCCCGCGTTGAGCATGTCCCTGCGTCCACTTTTCCAG ATTCTGAATGTGAAGAAGACATGATGTCTTTACAATGGCAAAGGAATGTGGCTTTGAAAGACAGTCCTCAGCAACCCTGGCACGGAATGTTTGGGTTGCCATACCATGCTGCACCAGAGAGTGAGGGTGGTCTCTACACTGGGCAACAGCAGCAGTGGACAGCATGCACACCTGCAAATCATCCTTTCTCTCAGCCATCCAGGCACTACCCACCACAGCAGGACATTTGTTCATCAATGCCTGAAGTGGGTGACAGTCAGAATCCAGCTCATCTGGGTTACTGTCCAAGTGACGACCTTAACTACCCCTATCACAGCCAGATGCTAGCAAGACCAAGCTCTGCCACACAATTTCACATCAGCAACCCTGGACCA AGTCACCCACCTTTGGTTGGTTATCAAGATGTCAGTTATAATAGACCGCTGACAGGACGAGGCAGAGGTGGTCTGAACTTAGCACCTGGCTCTGGTCGAGATGGATATGGTCCGCAGGGTACCTGGCAAGAGAGGACCCAGGGTGGTCTGTCTGCACAGGGTACTGGTCAAGCAGCACAATACACTGGAAGGTTCCTGGCTGGCAAGGGCACGTGTTCAAAATGGT CAGTGCCAGACAGTGGCCAGTCGTCATCAAGTTACCGGAACTGGAAGCGAGAGACATCTCAGGCTCCCAGCagacagcgccacctgcaggGCTCCAGCGACCAGCAGAGGGATGGCCCTGGTGGCAGACCTGTACTTCAGGTCAAGGCCTACGACTCTCGTCACATGCAGCATGTTCTAGAAAAGCCTGGCATCACAAGT GTGGTTCCTCGTAATGTACTGGAACAGATGCCTCTCTCACAGAAGCTGTTCCACTTTATCCAGTTCATCTGCTCAGAGCAGCCACGGATCAACGATATTCAGACAATCGAGAATGCCATTACAGGGTGTCACTTGAACCTGAAGACACAGTATGAAACAGAAGATGTTGGCACTTACCAGGGTCGTCGTGTCTTCTCGGGAAAACTAAGCATCAGCTCAGTGTTTTTGGCTCGTGCAGTTGGCCACACCAAGAAGGAACTGAAGCACGAGTGCTACAAGCTGGCTTTACAG GTGCTGAAAACAAAGAGTGTTCAGGACATAATGGACCAAAAGGACATCGGCATTGAGGTTATTCGTGACAAGTTTGAAGAGTGTAGTGGACACAAAGAGCCTGGAAAGCCAGCCGATGACATTGTCAGCTTAGCCAGTGTTGTTCCCATTAGCATCGCATTTGAGACGATTGCTTCCAGGGAAGAGCGGTGGGCCAACCTCCTCACGACAGTCACAACCACAAACCTGCAGGCAGCAAACTCCATATGCAG GATAGAAATGGCACTGTCCGGATCCCATTGTGGGTTAGCTCGGGTCTACTCCAGCTCCAACATGATCCGGCTTCCCTGCAATAAGTATGTCTACCAAGGCAGTCTGTCCATCGGTGGTGTCCTGCAGGCGCAGGCGTGTGGcagcaagaagaaagaagccAAACTGAAGACATACGATGCTGCGCTTGAGCGCTTCCTGACTCTGGAGCTGCCAGATATTTTGAAAGGTGTTGAGCCACAG GATCTGGAAGATACTAAAGTGGAGGAAAAAGTCCGACATGTGAGCGTTAAAGAAATTCGGACAACAGAGCAAATCAAGAAGTTGGAAACGTTCATCGATCGTGTCAAAGATAGTTCTGTACGAGAGGGACCGATAACTCTTCTTGACTTAACCTCCAACCAGATGCAGCTACTGCTAACCCTTGTCTACAAAAGGGACAGTGTGAGGACTGGTGACGGGCCCATTCACCTCTGTCAGCTGTACATCGGGGACATTCTCATAGCCGAGGGGGAGGGTAAGCACAAACGCATGGCGCAGGTGGATGTGTACAACAGAGCCTACGAGGTCCTCATCTCCACCCCAGTGGAAACCATCATCTCAGAAAACCACCGTTTGGAACCCGGGGAGCTGGAGGACCCTGATGTTTTGGATGTGGTTGTCAAAG GACATATTCGCCGGGAAGAATCCAACCTAACTCGACTCCGAGAACAGCATCAAAACATTGAGGAGGTGTTGTCGCTAGAGAAGAGTGAAGCTTTAGTGATTGTTGAGAACCAGGACTGGACTGATGACCGCAAGCGCCATGCCTTCTGCATCTTACAAAACTCCTGCATGTTGAACATCATGCTCTTACGCTGGTGCATGGATGTTGAGACAGGCTTCTTCAG TTGTAAAGTGAGTATACAGGGAGAAGAAATGGGAGCAGCGCGTGCTGGCACCAAACAGCAGGCACGAAATCTCGCCGCAGCCGATGCCCTCTTCAAGATGTACGAGACTAACCCTGTCATCAGG gTAACTGCATTTGATGACTCACAGATCTGGATTTTGTATGAGAGGTTACTGGAGATGGCAAAAACATTGCCAGAAAGTGAACTGCCATCTGCTGAGGTCAAGGAGGATGAAGATTTAAAATCTGTTCCTCCACAGACTCCAAATTGTGTGGGAGAAGCTGAGCATGCTGTTGCACTGGATGAAGGGAACAGTAATGCAAAGGTGGATAATGTAGAAGATGACATG ACAGAGGTTCAGTTGGGAATTGTGGTGGGCAAGCTGGTGAAGGAGTTTGTTGACAAGCAGGACTTCACACAAGAACTTGTATTTGAGCCCAAAGTGCCATGCTGTGTGCGCCGGGCAGTGGCCACTCATGCTGCGCAGTCTGGCCTGCACATGGCTCAGAGGCAGAAGGAGGGCAGGCTGTACCTAGCACTTAGCTTCAAGGTTCCCATGACAAAG GTAGTGGAAGCCATGAAGTCTCGGGGACTGGTATCTGCAGGAAGGTACATGCTGGTGGAGGACCGCAGTGATTTGCCAACACACTCTGATATTGTCACCGACCTGGAGCTTGCCAGTAAGACAACAAAGCAGGACTGGCTGGCATCTCGTCAGGCCCTAAAACAACTAGACAGATCAAGCAAAGAAACTGGTGTTGGTATCTCACTCAATGGCTCTTTGTTTGAGGAGACTCTAGATGGCTTTGTGACGGCCCAGTCTCTTTTGGCAGAGAGCATGGTATCTGCACATCCACTGATTCAGAGTACACCCAACAGAAAGATGGAGACTGAGTTCACTGATTTACATCCTTCCATTGTGCCACGTGCAGAAAGCTTTCCGACACTTTGTGCTACTGCAACAGCGAAACCTGAGCAACCAACATCAGACATGTACAGCAAGTTTGCTGCGGCTATGGTGGCCTCTGGCATTGCACAGACATTCATTCCTTTAGAAACGGTGGACAACATTCTTATCAACCCTCCCACATCCAGTTCTCTGGGAAACAAAACACCAATGATCAAGAACATTCTTGTAAGTCCGCCATCTTCTGACGTCCGATGTGTGATGATCTCTGCCCCTGCAGAGGACTTATCCCCTCAAGCAATCCCACAGCCAGatttttccctttcttcaaCACCAACACCGCCCAGCTTTAGGTCATCAAAGGATATTCAAGGTAAGAGCCCAATCATGAAAAAATGGGAGAGCCAAACCtctgaaaaatgcaaacattcaaTTTTCGCTTCCTGTTCCAACGGTTCTGCCATTAGGACATACCGCACGAGGTTTGAAGCAGAAGAGTCTGTCACCACACAAGCTGAATCCAGTTTCCTTCTGCAGGGGGTTGGTGCACAGAGACTCCACACCAAACGCCAGAACAATGAAAGTGACAGTAGCATCAAGAGAGGTTGCTATGGTGATCGGAACAGACAGTTTAAGCCCCAAACTGCAGATCATGAACTACAGAAATGGGATGAAAGATGGAGATGGTGTGCACAAAACCAAGCGGGCATGCCAGAGGACTGTGTCATTCAGATGTCACCAGCAAGTTTCATAGACCAGGgtaaggggtggggtgggtttCCTTTTGAAAGTACATGCATGTATGTTGAAAATGAAATGGTTGGAGCACACTGTAGAAGACGTGGCCCCCTACACAATCCTGTATAA
- the LOC112576257 gene encoding uncharacterized protein LOC112576257 isoform X2, translated as MMGGDDRCGCLYAHHSRHAHTQTIGSNPRIVGSCHGVPCRYELELCKFRDVHPRVEHVPASTFPDSECEEDMMSLQWQRNVALKDSPQQPWHGMFGLPYHAAPESEGGLYTGQQQQWTACTPANHPFSQPSRHYPPQQDICSSMPEVGDSQNPAHLGYCPSDDLNYPYHSQMLARPSSATQFHISNPGPSHPPLVGYQDVSYNRPLTGRGRGGLNLAPGSGRDGYGPQGTWQERTQGGLSAQGTGQAAQYTGRFLAGKGTCSKWSVPDSGQSSSSYRNWKRETSQAPSRQRHLQGSSDQQRDGPGGRPVLQVKAYDSRHMQHVLEKPGITSVVPRNVLEQMPLSQKLFHFIQFICSEQPRINDIQTIENAITGCHLNLKTQYETEDVGTYQGRRVFSGKLSISSVFLARAVGHTKKELKHECYKLALQVLKTKSVQDIMDQKDIGIEVIRDKFEECSGHKEPGKPADDIVSLASVVPISIAFETIASREERWANLLTTVTTTNLQAANSICRIEMALSGSHCGLARVYSSSNMIRLPCNKYVYQGSLSIGGVLQAQACGSKKKEAKLKTYDAALERFLTLELPDILKGVEPQDLEDTKVEEKVRHVSVKEIRTTEQIKKLETFIDRVKDSSVREGPITLLDLTSNQMQLLLTLVYKRDSVRTGDGPIHLCQLYIGDILIAEGEGKHKRMAQVDVYNRAYEVLISTPVETIISENHRLEPGELEDPDVLDVVVKGHIRREESNLTRLREQHQNIEEVLSLEKSEALVIVENQDWTDDRKRHAFCILQNSCMLNIMLLRWCMDVETGFFSCKVSIQGEEMGAARAGTKQQARNLAAADALFKMYETNPVIRVTAFDDSQIWILYERLLEMAKTLPESELPSAEVKEDEDLKSVPPQTPNCVGEAEHAVALDEGNSNAKVDNVEDDMTEVQLGIVVGKLVKEFVDKQDFTQELVFEPKVPCCVRRAVATHAAQSGLHMAQRQKEGRLYLALSFKVPMTKVVEAMKSRGLVSAGRYMLVEDRSDLPTHSDIVTDLELASKTTKQDWLASRQALKQLDRSSKETGVGISLNGSLFEETLDGFVTAQSLLAESMVSAHPLIQSTPNRKMETEFTDLHPSIVPRAESFPTLCATATAKPEQPTSDMYSKFAAAMVASGIAQTFIPLETVDNILINPPTSSSLGNKTPMIKNILVSPPSSDVRCVMISAPAEDLSPQAIPQPDFSLSSTPTPPSFRSSKDIQGKSPIMKKWESQTSEKCKHSIFASCSNGSAIRTYRTRFEAEESVTTQAESSFLLQGVGAQRLHTKRQNNESDSSIKRGCYGDRNRQFKPQTADHELQKWDERWRWCAQNQAGMPEDCVIQMSPASFIDQGKGWGGFPFESTCMYVENEMVGAHCRRRGPLHNPV; from the exons ATGATGGGAGGAGATGATCGCTGTGGCTGTTTGTATGCACACCATTCTcgccacgcacacacacag ACGATTGGCAGCAACCCCCGCATTGTTGGCAGTTGTCACGGTGTACCATGTCGGTACGAGCTGGAGTTGTGCAAATTTCGAGACGTCCATCCCCGCGTTGAGCATGTCCCTGCGTCCACTTTTCCAG ATTCTGAATGTGAAGAAGACATGATGTCTTTACAATGGCAAAGGAATGTGGCTTTGAAAGACAGTCCTCAGCAACCCTGGCACGGAATGTTTGGGTTGCCATACCATGCTGCACCAGAGAGTGAGGGTGGTCTCTACACTGGGCAACAGCAGCAGTGGACAGCATGCACACCTGCAAATCATCCTTTCTCTCAGCCATCCAGGCACTACCCACCACAGCAGGACATTTGTTCATCAATGCCTGAAGTGGGTGACAGTCAGAATCCAGCTCATCTGGGTTACTGTCCAAGTGACGACCTTAACTACCCCTATCACAGCCAGATGCTAGCAAGACCAAGCTCTGCCACACAATTTCACATCAGCAACCCTGGACCA AGTCACCCACCTTTGGTTGGTTATCAAGATGTCAGTTATAATAGACCGCTGACAGGACGAGGCAGAGGTGGTCTGAACTTAGCACCTGGCTCTGGTCGAGATGGATATGGTCCGCAGGGTACCTGGCAAGAGAGGACCCAGGGTGGTCTGTCTGCACAGGGTACTGGTCAAGCAGCACAATACACTGGAAGGTTCCTGGCTGGCAAGGGCACGTGTTCAAAATGGT CAGTGCCAGACAGTGGCCAGTCGTCATCAAGTTACCGGAACTGGAAGCGAGAGACATCTCAGGCTCCCAGCagacagcgccacctgcaggGCTCCAGCGACCAGCAGAGGGATGGCCCTGGTGGCAGACCTGTACTTCAGGTCAAGGCCTACGACTCTCGTCACATGCAGCATGTTCTAGAAAAGCCTGGCATCACAAGT GTGGTTCCTCGTAATGTACTGGAACAGATGCCTCTCTCACAGAAGCTGTTCCACTTTATCCAGTTCATCTGCTCAGAGCAGCCACGGATCAACGATATTCAGACAATCGAGAATGCCATTACAGGGTGTCACTTGAACCTGAAGACACAGTATGAAACAGAAGATGTTGGCACTTACCAGGGTCGTCGTGTCTTCTCGGGAAAACTAAGCATCAGCTCAGTGTTTTTGGCTCGTGCAGTTGGCCACACCAAGAAGGAACTGAAGCACGAGTGCTACAAGCTGGCTTTACAG GTGCTGAAAACAAAGAGTGTTCAGGACATAATGGACCAAAAGGACATCGGCATTGAGGTTATTCGTGACAAGTTTGAAGAGTGTAGTGGACACAAAGAGCCTGGAAAGCCAGCCGATGACATTGTCAGCTTAGCCAGTGTTGTTCCCATTAGCATCGCATTTGAGACGATTGCTTCCAGGGAAGAGCGGTGGGCCAACCTCCTCACGACAGTCACAACCACAAACCTGCAGGCAGCAAACTCCATATGCAG GATAGAAATGGCACTGTCCGGATCCCATTGTGGGTTAGCTCGGGTCTACTCCAGCTCCAACATGATCCGGCTTCCCTGCAATAAGTATGTCTACCAAGGCAGTCTGTCCATCGGTGGTGTCCTGCAGGCGCAGGCGTGTGGcagcaagaagaaagaagccAAACTGAAGACATACGATGCTGCGCTTGAGCGCTTCCTGACTCTGGAGCTGCCAGATATTTTGAAAGGTGTTGAGCCACAG GATCTGGAAGATACTAAAGTGGAGGAAAAAGTCCGACATGTGAGCGTTAAAGAAATTCGGACAACAGAGCAAATCAAGAAGTTGGAAACGTTCATCGATCGTGTCAAAGATAGTTCTGTACGAGAGGGACCGATAACTCTTCTTGACTTAACCTCCAACCAGATGCAGCTACTGCTAACCCTTGTCTACAAAAGGGACAGTGTGAGGACTGGTGACGGGCCCATTCACCTCTGTCAGCTGTACATCGGGGACATTCTCATAGCCGAGGGGGAGGGTAAGCACAAACGCATGGCGCAGGTGGATGTGTACAACAGAGCCTACGAGGTCCTCATCTCCACCCCAGTGGAAACCATCATCTCAGAAAACCACCGTTTGGAACCCGGGGAGCTGGAGGACCCTGATGTTTTGGATGTGGTTGTCAAAG GACATATTCGCCGGGAAGAATCCAACCTAACTCGACTCCGAGAACAGCATCAAAACATTGAGGAGGTGTTGTCGCTAGAGAAGAGTGAAGCTTTAGTGATTGTTGAGAACCAGGACTGGACTGATGACCGCAAGCGCCATGCCTTCTGCATCTTACAAAACTCCTGCATGTTGAACATCATGCTCTTACGCTGGTGCATGGATGTTGAGACAGGCTTCTTCAG TTGTAAAGTGAGTATACAGGGAGAAGAAATGGGAGCAGCGCGTGCTGGCACCAAACAGCAGGCACGAAATCTCGCCGCAGCCGATGCCCTCTTCAAGATGTACGAGACTAACCCTGTCATCAGG gTAACTGCATTTGATGACTCACAGATCTGGATTTTGTATGAGAGGTTACTGGAGATGGCAAAAACATTGCCAGAAAGTGAACTGCCATCTGCTGAGGTCAAGGAGGATGAAGATTTAAAATCTGTTCCTCCACAGACTCCAAATTGTGTGGGAGAAGCTGAGCATGCTGTTGCACTGGATGAAGGGAACAGTAATGCAAAGGTGGATAATGTAGAAGATGACATG ACAGAGGTTCAGTTGGGAATTGTGGTGGGCAAGCTGGTGAAGGAGTTTGTTGACAAGCAGGACTTCACACAAGAACTTGTATTTGAGCCCAAAGTGCCATGCTGTGTGCGCCGGGCAGTGGCCACTCATGCTGCGCAGTCTGGCCTGCACATGGCTCAGAGGCAGAAGGAGGGCAGGCTGTACCTAGCACTTAGCTTCAAGGTTCCCATGACAAAG GTAGTGGAAGCCATGAAGTCTCGGGGACTGGTATCTGCAGGAAGGTACATGCTGGTGGAGGACCGCAGTGATTTGCCAACACACTCTGATATTGTCACCGACCTGGAGCTTGCCAGTAAGACAACAAAGCAGGACTGGCTGGCATCTCGTCAGGCCCTAAAACAACTAGACAGATCAAGCAAAGAAACTGGTGTTGGTATCTCACTCAATGGCTCTTTGTTTGAGGAGACTCTAGATGGCTTTGTGACGGCCCAGTCTCTTTTGGCAGAGAGCATGGTATCTGCACATCCACTGATTCAGAGTACACCCAACAGAAAGATGGAGACTGAGTTCACTGATTTACATCCTTCCATTGTGCCACGTGCAGAAAGCTTTCCGACACTTTGTGCTACTGCAACAGCGAAACCTGAGCAACCAACATCAGACATGTACAGCAAGTTTGCTGCGGCTATGGTGGCCTCTGGCATTGCACAGACATTCATTCCTTTAGAAACGGTGGACAACATTCTTATCAACCCTCCCACATCCAGTTCTCTGGGAAACAAAACACCAATGATCAAGAACATTCTTGTAAGTCCGCCATCTTCTGACGTCCGATGTGTGATGATCTCTGCCCCTGCAGAGGACTTATCCCCTCAAGCAATCCCACAGCCAGatttttccctttcttcaaCACCAACACCGCCCAGCTTTAGGTCATCAAAGGATATTCAAGGTAAGAGCCCAATCATGAAAAAATGGGAGAGCCAAACCtctgaaaaatgcaaacattcaaTTTTCGCTTCCTGTTCCAACGGTTCTGCCATTAGGACATACCGCACGAGGTTTGAAGCAGAAGAGTCTGTCACCACACAAGCTGAATCCAGTTTCCTTCTGCAGGGGGTTGGTGCACAGAGACTCCACACCAAACGCCAGAACAATGAAAGTGACAGTAGCATCAAGAGAGGTTGCTATGGTGATCGGAACAGACAGTTTAAGCCCCAAACTGCAGATCATGAACTACAGAAATGGGATGAAAGATGGAGATGGTGTGCACAAAACCAAGCGGGCATGCCAGAGGACTGTGTCATTCAGATGTCACCAGCAAGTTTCATAGACCAGGgtaaggggtggggtgggtttCCTTTTGAAAGTACATGCATGTATGTTGAAAATGAAATGGTTGGAGCACACTGTAGAAGACGTGGCCCCCTACACAATCCTGTATAA